A stretch of Physeter macrocephalus isolate SW-GA chromosome 8, ASM283717v5, whole genome shotgun sequence DNA encodes these proteins:
- the CHAF1B gene encoding chromatin assembly factor 1 subunit B isoform X1 produces MKVITCEIAWHNKEPVYSLDFQHGAAGRIHRLASAGVDTAVRQIWKVEKGPDGKAIVEFLSNLARHTKAVNVVRFSPNGEILASGGDDAVILLWKVNDNKEPEQIAFQDEDEAQLNKENWTVVKTLRGHLEDVYDICWATDGNLMASASVDNTAIIWDVSKGQKISIFNEHKSYVQGVTWDPLGQYVATLSCDRILRVYSIQKKRVAFNVSKMLSGVGAEGEARSYRMFHDDSMKSFFRRLSFTPDGSLLLTPAGCVESGENVTNTTYVFSRKNLKRPIAHLPCPGKATLAVRCCPVYFELRPVMEAEPGVELVSLPYRLVFAVASEDSVLLYDTQQLFPFGYVSNIHYHTLSDISWSSDGAFLAISSTDGYCSFVTFEKDELGIRLKEKPVLCVRTPDTAKKTKSQSHPGSSPGPRLGEGTPSSRVWDPSSPSAAPPQAKQSPAPTAAKDTPVTAPGARGFLAGPSEEKSLQPGSQNAKAQPPRRVTLNTLQAWSKSTPRRINLIPLKTDTPLNSIPTSVISSPSTEEIQSEMPGDLQVSPPELKRPRLGEHKEGPQGLDP; encoded by the exons ATGAAAGTCATCACTTGTGAGATCGCCTGGCATAACAAGGAGCCAGTGTACAGCCTGGACTTCCAGCACGGAGCCGCCGGGAGGATCCACAGGCTGGCCTCCGCGGGGGTGGACACCGCTGTCAGG CAGATCTGGAAGGTAGAAAAAGGACCAGATGGAAAGGCCATTGTTGAATTTTTGTCCAATCTTGCTCGCCATACCAAAGCTGTCAATGTCGTGCGTTTTTCTCCAAATGGGGAAATTTTAGCATCAGGAGGGGATG ATGCTGTCATTCTGCTGTGGAAGGTGAATGATAACAAGGAACCAGAACAGATTGCTTTTCAGGACGAGGATGAGGCTCAGCTGAACAAGGAGAACTGGACTGTCGTAAAAACCCTGAG GGGCCACTTAGAAGATGTGTATGATATTTGCTGGGCAACCGATGGGAATTTAATGGCTTCTGCCTCTGTGGATAACACGGCCATCATATGGGATGTCAGTAAAG GACAAAAGATCTCAATTTTTAATGAACATAAAAGTTATGTACAAGGAGTAACCTGGGATCCTTTGGGTCAGTATGTTGCTACCCTGAGCTGTGACAG gATCCTGAGGGTGTACAGCATACAGAAGAAACGTGTGGCTTTTAATGTCTCAAAGATGCTATCTGGAGTAGGGGCTGAAGGAGAG GCGAGAAGTTACCGGATGTTCCATGACGACAGCATGAAATCATTCTTTCGTAGACTTAGTTTCACTCCTGATGGATCTTTGCTCCTCACACCAG CTGGATGTGTGGAATCCGGTGAAAACGTAACAAATACAACTTATGTTTTCTCCAGGAAAAATCTTAAAAG GCCTATCGCCCATCTTCCGTGTCCTGGGAAGGCGACACTCGCTGTCCGCTGCTGCCCCGTCTACTTTGAGCTGAGGCCAGTGATGGAAGCAG agccaggtgtgGAGCTGGTGAGCCTGCCCTACCGCTTGGTGTTTGCTGTGGCTTCTGAAGACTCTGTGCTTTTGTACGACACCCAGCAGCTGTTCCCGTTTGGTTACGTGTCTAACATACATTACCACACCCTGAGCGATATTTCCTG GTCCAGCGACGGGGCCTTCTTGGCCATCTCTTCCACGGACGGTTACTGTTCCTTTGTGACGTTCGAGAAGGATGAGCTTGGAATTCGCTTGAAAGAGAAGCCAGTTCTGTGCGTGAGAACTCCCGATACAGCGAAGAAAACCAAGAGTCAGTCACACCCAGGGTCTTCGCCAGGACCCAGGCTGGGAGAGGGAACCCCCAGCAGCAGAGTCTGGGACCCCAGCAGCCCCTCTGCAGCGCCCCCTCAGGCGAAACAGTCTCCGGCCCCCACGGCGGCCAAGGACACCCCTGTGACCGCTCCTGGCGCCAGAGGCTTCCTGGCAGGGCCCTCCGAGGAGAAGAGCCTGCAGCCCGGCAGTCAGAATGCGAAAGCCCAGCCACCCCGGAGGGTCACTCTGAACACACTGCAGGCCTGGAGCAAGTCAACACCCCG gaGAATAAACTTAATACCCTTAAAGACAGATACTCCACTGAATTCTATACCAACCAGCGTAATTTCCAGCCCTTCCACAGAAGAAATTCAATCAG AGATGCCTGGAGACCTTCAGGTCAGTCCCCCGGAGCTTAAGCGGCCCAGACTCGGTGAGCACAAAGAAGGTCCCCAAGGTCTGGACCCCTGA
- the CHAF1B gene encoding chromatin assembly factor 1 subunit B isoform X2 encodes MKVITCEIAWHNKEPVYSLDFQHGAAGRIHRLASAGVDTAVRIWKVEKGPDGKAIVEFLSNLARHTKAVNVVRFSPNGEILASGGDDAVILLWKVNDNKEPEQIAFQDEDEAQLNKENWTVVKTLRGHLEDVYDICWATDGNLMASASVDNTAIIWDVSKGQKISIFNEHKSYVQGVTWDPLGQYVATLSCDRILRVYSIQKKRVAFNVSKMLSGVGAEGEARSYRMFHDDSMKSFFRRLSFTPDGSLLLTPAGCVESGENVTNTTYVFSRKNLKRPIAHLPCPGKATLAVRCCPVYFELRPVMEAEPGVELVSLPYRLVFAVASEDSVLLYDTQQLFPFGYVSNIHYHTLSDISWSSDGAFLAISSTDGYCSFVTFEKDELGIRLKEKPVLCVRTPDTAKKTKSQSHPGSSPGPRLGEGTPSSRVWDPSSPSAAPPQAKQSPAPTAAKDTPVTAPGARGFLAGPSEEKSLQPGSQNAKAQPPRRVTLNTLQAWSKSTPRRINLIPLKTDTPLNSIPTSVISSPSTEEIQSEMPGDLQVSPPELKRPRLGEHKEGPQGLDP; translated from the exons ATGAAAGTCATCACTTGTGAGATCGCCTGGCATAACAAGGAGCCAGTGTACAGCCTGGACTTCCAGCACGGAGCCGCCGGGAGGATCCACAGGCTGGCCTCCGCGGGGGTGGACACCGCTGTCAGG ATCTGGAAGGTAGAAAAAGGACCAGATGGAAAGGCCATTGTTGAATTTTTGTCCAATCTTGCTCGCCATACCAAAGCTGTCAATGTCGTGCGTTTTTCTCCAAATGGGGAAATTTTAGCATCAGGAGGGGATG ATGCTGTCATTCTGCTGTGGAAGGTGAATGATAACAAGGAACCAGAACAGATTGCTTTTCAGGACGAGGATGAGGCTCAGCTGAACAAGGAGAACTGGACTGTCGTAAAAACCCTGAG GGGCCACTTAGAAGATGTGTATGATATTTGCTGGGCAACCGATGGGAATTTAATGGCTTCTGCCTCTGTGGATAACACGGCCATCATATGGGATGTCAGTAAAG GACAAAAGATCTCAATTTTTAATGAACATAAAAGTTATGTACAAGGAGTAACCTGGGATCCTTTGGGTCAGTATGTTGCTACCCTGAGCTGTGACAG gATCCTGAGGGTGTACAGCATACAGAAGAAACGTGTGGCTTTTAATGTCTCAAAGATGCTATCTGGAGTAGGGGCTGAAGGAGAG GCGAGAAGTTACCGGATGTTCCATGACGACAGCATGAAATCATTCTTTCGTAGACTTAGTTTCACTCCTGATGGATCTTTGCTCCTCACACCAG CTGGATGTGTGGAATCCGGTGAAAACGTAACAAATACAACTTATGTTTTCTCCAGGAAAAATCTTAAAAG GCCTATCGCCCATCTTCCGTGTCCTGGGAAGGCGACACTCGCTGTCCGCTGCTGCCCCGTCTACTTTGAGCTGAGGCCAGTGATGGAAGCAG agccaggtgtgGAGCTGGTGAGCCTGCCCTACCGCTTGGTGTTTGCTGTGGCTTCTGAAGACTCTGTGCTTTTGTACGACACCCAGCAGCTGTTCCCGTTTGGTTACGTGTCTAACATACATTACCACACCCTGAGCGATATTTCCTG GTCCAGCGACGGGGCCTTCTTGGCCATCTCTTCCACGGACGGTTACTGTTCCTTTGTGACGTTCGAGAAGGATGAGCTTGGAATTCGCTTGAAAGAGAAGCCAGTTCTGTGCGTGAGAACTCCCGATACAGCGAAGAAAACCAAGAGTCAGTCACACCCAGGGTCTTCGCCAGGACCCAGGCTGGGAGAGGGAACCCCCAGCAGCAGAGTCTGGGACCCCAGCAGCCCCTCTGCAGCGCCCCCTCAGGCGAAACAGTCTCCGGCCCCCACGGCGGCCAAGGACACCCCTGTGACCGCTCCTGGCGCCAGAGGCTTCCTGGCAGGGCCCTCCGAGGAGAAGAGCCTGCAGCCCGGCAGTCAGAATGCGAAAGCCCAGCCACCCCGGAGGGTCACTCTGAACACACTGCAGGCCTGGAGCAAGTCAACACCCCG gaGAATAAACTTAATACCCTTAAAGACAGATACTCCACTGAATTCTATACCAACCAGCGTAATTTCCAGCCCTTCCACAGAAGAAATTCAATCAG AGATGCCTGGAGACCTTCAGGTCAGTCCCCCGGAGCTTAAGCGGCCCAGACTCGGTGAGCACAAAGAAGGTCCCCAAGGTCTGGACCCCTGA